A part of Biomphalaria glabrata chromosome 3, xgBioGlab47.1, whole genome shotgun sequence genomic DNA contains:
- the LOC106057087 gene encoding uncharacterized protein LOC106057087 isoform X1: MYWMVDELTKTVKEMLTEGNLHNIFVFTVITSSSVLSVVGAVRHIYTFIYNFRKKQELNKVTLRTSSIDQDDSETDEATENLHLELMDRYNYTYLNCQLKNYPVHNPTQRQQKNKSSTKRNNSPKCLKCDGGLWERHCVQGLCQSCCESSGGCQVEGHIKQPESYSPWFEKSCFGDQIISICHMDLKEFPSRFGFHCMNACGLDASHNSITEIPEHVTLMRGLVNISLSYNQLSYIPDYFSALHNLSFVDLRNNKISKFPDCLLELHQLHRLYLDHNHLDHIPNDIDKMNSLQSLSLGYNNITEICDGVFNLLGLKALCFRGNKQLLTLPAAVKNLIGLQKLDLSYCDLHLIPSTISSCTVLKSFYISNNRLVHIPGEVSHCYRLEQLDISCNRLTYLPAALLFRQSQLSIQTFGNNFLRKTDPTLQWTSVEQVLFNCRRHVPSLWLLSRSAVEKWGLDTGQLPMPVQNELINQSTCYQCGKKQDLDSVKLVKFLNFDPRPHPQSVLSQEYPFLFTFCPSHVVENSLDICIDASTFT, encoded by the exons ATGTACTGGATGGTGGATGAACTTACAAAGACAGTGAAAGAAATGCTGACAGAAGGAAACCTGcacaacatttttgttttcacagtTATAACTAGTTCATCAGTATTATCAG TTGTTGGTGCTGTGAGGCACATCTATACATTCATCTACAACTTCAGAAAGAAGCAAGAACTTAACAAAGTTACTTTGCGCACCTCATCTATAGACCAGGATGACTCAGAGACAGATGAGGCTACAGAAAATCTACATTTGGAATTGATGGATAGATATAATTATACATATCTGAATTGTCAACTAAAAAATTATCCAGTTCATAATCCAACACAGAGACAACAA aAAAATAAATCCTCTACCAAGAGAAATAACTCTCCAAAATGTTTAAA GTGTGATGGAGGCTTGTGGGAGAGGCATTGTGTGCAGGGCTTGTGTCAGAGCTGCTGTGAGAGTAGTGGCGGATGCCAAGTTGAAGGTCACATTAAACAACCTGAGTCCTACTCACCTTGGTTTGAAAAGTCTTGTTTTGGTGATCAGATCATTTCCATTTG TCACATGGACTTGAAAGAGTTTCCTTCTCGATTTGGTTTTCATTGTATGAATGCTTGTGGCCTGGATGCATCTCATAACAGTATAACAGAAATACCTGAACATGTAACTTTAATGAGAGGCCTTGTGAATATAAGCTTGTCCTACAACCAACTCTCATACATTCct GATTATTTTTCTGCATTACACAACTTATCTTTTGTTGATCTCAGAAACAACAAGATCTCAAAATTTCCAG ATTGTTTGCTAGAGCTTCACCAGCTACATAGACTTTATTTGGACCATAATCATTTGGACCACATTCCTAATGACATAGATAAAATGAATTCTTTACAAAGCCTTAGTTTAGG ctaTAATAATATCACTGAAATCTGTGACGGTGTCTTCAATCTTCTTGGGTTAAAG GCTTTGTGTTTCCGTGGAAACAAGCAACTGCTCACTCTACCAGCCGCTGTGAAAAATTTGATTGGGCTGCAGAAGCTGGATCTGAGCTATTGTGACCTTCACCTTATACCTTCAACCATCAGTTCATGTACAGTCTTGAAAAGTTTTTACATCTCAAACAACAG GTTGGTCCACATTCCTGGTGAAGTCTCGCACTGCTACAGGCTAGAGCAACTGGACATCAGCTGCAACAGGTTGACCTACTTACCAGCTGCCTTGCTGTTCAGGCAGTCTCAACTTTCTATACAAA CTTTTGGCAACAATTTTCTGAGAAAGACTGACCCAACATTACAGTGGACATCAGTTGAACAAGTTCTCTTTAACTGCAGGAGGCATGTGCCATCCCTGTGGCTGCTATCTAGGTCAGCTGTGGAAAAATGGGGCCTGGACACTGGCCAATTACCTATGCCTGTTCAAA ATGAGCTAATCAACCAGAGCACATGCTATCAATGTGGAAAGAAGCAGGACCTTGATAGTGTTAaacttgtcaagttcttaaaCTTTGACCCCAGGCCACACCCTCAATCAGTGCTGTCTCAAGAGTATCCTTTCCTCTTTACATTCTGCCCGAGCCATGTCGTAGAGAACAGTTTGGACATTTGTATTGATGCCTCAACCTTCACCTAA
- the LOC106057087 gene encoding leucine-rich repeat-containing protein 40-like isoform X2, with product MYWMVDELTKTVKEMLTEGNLHNIFVFTVITSSSVLSVVGAVRHIYTFIYNFRKKQELNKVTLRTSSIDQDDSETDEATENLHLELMDRYNYTYLNCQLKNYPVHNPTQRQQKNKSSTKRNNSPKCLKCDGGLWERHCVQGLCQSCCESSGGCQVEGHIKQPESYSPWFEKSCFGDQIISICHMDLKEFPSRFGFHCMNACGLDASHNSITEIPEHVTLMRGLVNISLSYNQLSYIPDYFSALHNLSFVDLRNNKISKFPDCLLELHQLHRLYLDHNHLDHIPNDIDKMNSLQSLSLGYNNITEICDGVFNLLGLKALCFRGNKQLLTLPAAVKNLIGLQKLDLSYCDLHLIPSTISSCTVLKSFYISNNRLVHIPGEVSHCYRLEQLDISCNRLTYLPAALLFRQSQLSIQTFGNNFLRKTDPTLQWTSVEQVLFNCRRHVPSLWLLSRSAVEKWGLDTGQLPMPVQRSKNTILSLFLCRNGTLVFSFK from the exons ATGTACTGGATGGTGGATGAACTTACAAAGACAGTGAAAGAAATGCTGACAGAAGGAAACCTGcacaacatttttgttttcacagtTATAACTAGTTCATCAGTATTATCAG TTGTTGGTGCTGTGAGGCACATCTATACATTCATCTACAACTTCAGAAAGAAGCAAGAACTTAACAAAGTTACTTTGCGCACCTCATCTATAGACCAGGATGACTCAGAGACAGATGAGGCTACAGAAAATCTACATTTGGAATTGATGGATAGATATAATTATACATATCTGAATTGTCAACTAAAAAATTATCCAGTTCATAATCCAACACAGAGACAACAA aAAAATAAATCCTCTACCAAGAGAAATAACTCTCCAAAATGTTTAAA GTGTGATGGAGGCTTGTGGGAGAGGCATTGTGTGCAGGGCTTGTGTCAGAGCTGCTGTGAGAGTAGTGGCGGATGCCAAGTTGAAGGTCACATTAAACAACCTGAGTCCTACTCACCTTGGTTTGAAAAGTCTTGTTTTGGTGATCAGATCATTTCCATTTG TCACATGGACTTGAAAGAGTTTCCTTCTCGATTTGGTTTTCATTGTATGAATGCTTGTGGCCTGGATGCATCTCATAACAGTATAACAGAAATACCTGAACATGTAACTTTAATGAGAGGCCTTGTGAATATAAGCTTGTCCTACAACCAACTCTCATACATTCct GATTATTTTTCTGCATTACACAACTTATCTTTTGTTGATCTCAGAAACAACAAGATCTCAAAATTTCCAG ATTGTTTGCTAGAGCTTCACCAGCTACATAGACTTTATTTGGACCATAATCATTTGGACCACATTCCTAATGACATAGATAAAATGAATTCTTTACAAAGCCTTAGTTTAGG ctaTAATAATATCACTGAAATCTGTGACGGTGTCTTCAATCTTCTTGGGTTAAAG GCTTTGTGTTTCCGTGGAAACAAGCAACTGCTCACTCTACCAGCCGCTGTGAAAAATTTGATTGGGCTGCAGAAGCTGGATCTGAGCTATTGTGACCTTCACCTTATACCTTCAACCATCAGTTCATGTACAGTCTTGAAAAGTTTTTACATCTCAAACAACAG GTTGGTCCACATTCCTGGTGAAGTCTCGCACTGCTACAGGCTAGAGCAACTGGACATCAGCTGCAACAGGTTGACCTACTTACCAGCTGCCTTGCTGTTCAGGCAGTCTCAACTTTCTATACAAA CTTTTGGCAACAATTTTCTGAGAAAGACTGACCCAACATTACAGTGGACATCAGTTGAACAAGTTCTCTTTAACTGCAGGAGGCATGTGCCATCCCTGTGGCTGCTATCTAGGTCAGCTGTGGAAAAATGGGGCCTGGACACTGGCCAATTACCTATGCCTGTTCAAA GatcaaaaaatacaattttaagttTGTTCCTGTGCAGAAATGgtactttagtttttagttttaaataa